A region from the Leishmania panamensis strain MHOM/PA/94/PSC-1 chromosome 20 sequence genome encodes:
- a CDS encoding hypothetical protein (TriTrypDB/GeneDB-style sysID: LpmP.20.5510) yields the protein MRNVGNGPGMAGSRVPASGSSAFRRSGGGVEATSRGASPIGASSVFYDGADNATHHAPYGPGALGGDWGDAAANPSLYSWKADPSRNRPPPNIQPSLSGLRGNGGSSLSQNAKRVETASRPIEKLDERGGAGGDFKSGATNTNWLGGPADGAIPDTLERATLQHAFGSGDFSMVDRQQLTLTRLIHLMLDATLKPRDPDSRGFGGDGATKLAEQREELKTMDQRIVPFQHDDVMNDYLKNIDRLHSPSGALCQRDVLKGRLVGLLFFTESERSLTFMRYLQVFHRRHSPDFVVVAVSLAAKEMMDITRSFGFFHCTHRDGASWVSRDAGLVLRPFVALPRLIVVNGTSGIEVTRGGVTAVMANPETCFQAWRRGEGGFRYRDWFKSMYM from the coding sequence ATGCGCAATGTTGGCAACGGGCCTGGAATGGCTGGTAGCCGTGTTCCCGCCAGTGGGTCGTCGGCTTTTCGACGAAGTGGCGGCGGAGTTGAGGCAACGTCGCGGGGCGCGTCTCCCATCGGAGCCTCCTCGGTTTTCTacgacggcgccgacaaTGCCACGCATCACGCTCCCTATGGTCCCGGTGCACTGGGCGGGGACTggggcgacgctgctgcaaaTCCTTCTCTGTACAGCTGGAAGGCTGACCCGTCACGCAATCGCCCGCCGCCAAACATccagccgtcgctgtcggGATTGCGTGGCAATGGAGGCAGTAGTCTTTCCCAGAATGCAAAGCGCGTGGAGACGGCCTCGCGGCCTATCGAAAAGTTGGATGAGAggggcggtgctggcggagaCTTCAAGAGTGGCGCCACGAATACAAACTGGCTCGGCGGCCCGGCAGACGGCGCTATCCCCGACACGCTCGAGCGCGCCACGTTGCAGCACGCTTTTGGCTCCGGCGACTTCTCCATGGTGGatcggcagcagctgacTCTCACACGGTTGATACACCTCATGTTGGACGCCACGCTGAAGCCGCGCGACCCCGACAGCCGCGGGTTcggtggtgacggcgccaCAAAGCTCGCAGAGCAGCGTGAGGAGCTCAAGACGATGGACCAGCGCATCGTACCGTTCCAGCACGACGACGTGATGAACGACTATCTAAAGAACATCGACAGACTACACAGCCCAAGTGGAGCGCTGTGCCAACGCGACGTACTCAAGGGTCGCCTGGTTGggctgctcttcttcacaGAGTCGGAGCGCTCTCTGACCTTCATGCGGTACCTGCAGGTTTTTCACAGGAGGCACAGCCCTGacttcgtcgtcgtcgccgtgtCGCTCGCTGCGAAGGAGATGATGGACATTACGCGCTCCTTTGGCTTTTTTCACTGCACGCACCGTGACGGGGCGTCGTGGGTGTCGCGCGATGCtgggctggtgctgcgcccTTTTGTTGCGCTTCCCCGCCTGATTGTGGTGAACGGCACAAGCGGGATCGAGGTCACCCGTGGCGGGGTAACAGCCGTCATGGCGAACCCGGAGACATGCTTCCAGGCATGGAGGCGCGGCGAGGGTGGGTTCCGGTACCGCGACTGGTTCAAGTCCATGTACATGTGA
- a CDS encoding hypothetical protein (TriTrypDB/GeneDB-style sysID: LpmP.20.5450) has translation MGAGSSTASAGDAGVPLPTCPLFYNFMPNAQLIPASTLPTRGPDGLLCHPQGGCMARVIQLRSLPVVSEDSKRCAAQIIADAKKKKRGGDSTADREEANAVAAANDLLRNPSLHPSLSSCFLLSIAVDEQGRLVPLSTGDEHGVNAMAGGGGDGAQLATSKMSEKLTSPRSKIVKKGFSFSVFSSTVRTPLALGEGGSCEDSVAGTPRPLRGGNNGAAATKLVSVLSPVHASVNAGSHPAGDALLPDPPSPHRSEAMPRWRSPTSDSGGDGAQLASSKRPKGLTSSFASPPPSSAGSSNAACDTTIEGKQGTPLVTIPMCSVLAKQSHFRKPEEGQGRESTSVASVLPNVGATGGDGVIPPRIRRQLSRITLLRVPQRTRWFLFNDSRTHEAQVSALLCYRAEEKPTNQKNLIPGEETPMDSSGRTITAATPVPGDLRICCRPTPLSHTSLSSKEMKLQLQSMCSSTRSYVEVQPMAVEVLTAAIPAPKTPMEEEKLAEFKKRASGAAAVEVFVVLAPGATVYLAEGEVLGYKIDTHLVPFDKLASIAVLGRMLTPELVRNLKKKGESVNVKGYRHKLMFLAKPTETTAGAASAHGSSLAPACLTGSAMAPPPTAAARGTPKDANFIPPLSSDTPNVSPPDLGRSTISVTSATALTDSAGHAADATVAAAKTSAAPYWNRLSLQRRCKTAEKSANDENHSEGAGNPSSYNAPAAAAAVLAWPAADTTATRAGEMGNAAGVLELPVLGIKSLIDDLDKDCSIPRSHAPLEGGQLYSTSTSSLHISF, from the coding sequence ATGGGCGCTGGTTCCAGTACGGCAAGCGCTGGTGACGCCGGCGTGCCATTGCCGACGTGTCCGCTCTTCTACAACTTTATGCCTAATGCGCAACTCATTCCTGCATCGACGCTGCCAACACGCGGTCCAGACGGGTTGCTGTGCCATCCGCAAGGCGGGTGCATGGCACGCGTCATTCAGCTCCGCAGCTTGCCGGTTGTGTCGGAGGACTCGAAAAGATGTGCAGCGCAAATTATTGCCGAtgccaagaagaagaagcgtgGCGGCGATAGCACCGCagacagggaggaggcgaatgCCGTGGCCGCCGCGAATGACCTCCTCAGGAATCCCAGCCTTCACCCGTCTCTCAGCTCGTGCTTCCTTCTCAGCATCGCAGTTGATGAGCAAGGCCGGCTCGTCCCGCTGTCGACAGGCGATGAGCATGGAGTGAACGCCATggccggtggtggcggcgatggtgcgcaGTTGGCCACCTCAAAGATGTCCGAAAAACTGACGTCTCCACGCTCGAAAATCGTGAAGAAAGGCTTTAGCTTTTCcgtcttcagcagcaccgtccgCACACCCCTGGCGctaggagagggaggcagttGTGAAGACTCTGTGGCTGGCACTCCGAGACCGTTGCGAGGCGGCAACAAcggagcggcggcaacaaAGCTTGTCTCGGTGCTGTCGCCGGTCCATGCCTCCGTAAACGCGGGAAGTCACCCAGCGGGAGATGCACTGCTCCCTGATCCACCATCtccgcaccgcagcgaggcgaTGCCAAGGTGGCGCAGCCCCACCAGCGacagtggcggtgacggcgcgcagctcgcTTCGTCAAAAAGGCCCAAAGGGCTGACCTCTAGCTTCGCTTCTCCACCGCCGTCTAGCGCTGGCTCAAGTAATGCGGCGTGCGACACGACTATAGAAGGAAAGCAGGGCACGCCACTAGTCACCATCCCAATGTGCTCCGTGCTTGCGAAGCAGAGTCATTTCCGCAAGCCTGAAGAAGGCCAAGGCAGGGAAAGTACCTCGGTAGCATCAGTCTTGCCGAACGTAGGTGCCactggcggtgatggtgttATCCCGCCGCGCATACGTCGGCAGCTTTCGCGCATCACGCTCCTCCGCGTGCCACAACGGACGCGGTGGTTCTTGTTCAACGATAGTAGGACCCACGAGGCGCAGGTTTCGGCGCTGTTGTGCTACcgggcggaggagaagccCACGAACCAGAAAAACCTCATCCCTGGGGAGGAGACACCAATGGACTCGTCTGGCAGGACCAtaacggcagcgacgccggtCCCTGGAGACTTGCGGATTTGCTGCCGTCCGACTCCGCTTTCtcacacctccctctcttccaaGGAGATGAagttgcagctgcagagcatGTGTAGCAGCACTCGCAGCTACGTGGAGGTGCAGCCGATGGCCGTGGAGGTATTGACAGCTGCCATTCCTGCCCCCAAGACACccatggaggaggaaaagctTGCAGAATTCAAGAAGCGAGCCtctggtgcggctgctgtaGAAGTGTTCGTGGTGCTTGCGCCAGGGGCGACAGTGTACTTGGCGGAGGGTGAGGTTCTGGGCTACAAGATCGACACGCATCTCGTTCCATTCGATAAGTTAGCCAGCATCGCGGTGCTGGGCCGCATGCTCACACCAGAGCTGGTGCGCAACCTCAAGAAGAAGGGTGAATCGGTGAATGTAAAGGGGTACCGGCACAAGTTGATGTTCTTGGCGAAACCAACAGAGACGACTGCCGGGGCCGCGTCTGCGCACGGATCCAGTCTTGCCCCCGCTTGCCTCACAGGCAGTGCcatggcgccaccgcctacAGCTGCTGCTAGAGGAACACCAAAAGACGCCAATTTCATCCCACCTCTCTCGTCAGACACGCCGAACGTCTCGCCGCCCGACTTGGGGCGGTCCACTATCTCTGTGACCTCAGCGACAGCTCTAACCGATTCCGCTGGgcacgctgctgatgcgactgtggcagcagcgaaaaCGTCTGCTGCGCCATACTGGAACCGTCTGTCacttcagcgccgctgcaaaACTGCGGAAAAGAGCGCCAATGATGAAAATCACTCTGAGGGGGCCGGAAACCCCTCTAGCTACaacgcgccggcagcggctgccgctgttctAGCGTGGCCTGCAGCAGATACTACAGCCACACGTGCAGGCGAGATGGGTAACGCAGCTGGGGTACTGGAGCTGCCAGTGCTGGGCATCAAAAGCTTAATAGACGACTTGGACAAGGACTGTTCTATACCCCGCAGTCACGCCCCTTTGGAGGGTGGCCAGTTGTAtagcaccagcacctcctccctccacatcTCCTTCtag
- the SMP-1 gene encoding calpain-like cysteine peptidase, putative (TriTrypDB/GeneDB-style sysID: LpmP.20.5500) gives MGCGASSEGSSVTYVNGKPTFVGDEVTKGFEKDNGLLFRIVNKKKKQWAYYNDTTQYEMHVLVTFNEDCDIKALGKTKLEQQENGEWVGSVVVYPCETELFIEGRVNGFKSKMDALPLSEEYRQRQAEKEK, from the coding sequence ATGGGCTGTGGTGCATCTTCtgagggcagcagcgtcacctaCGTGAACGGAAAGCCTACATTCGTCGGTGATGAGGTGACGAAGGGCTTCGAGAAGGACAATGGACTACTCTTCCGCATTGTgaacaagaagaagaagcagtGGGCATACTACAACGACACGACGCAGTACGAAATGCACGTGCTGGTCACCTTCAACGAGGACTGCGACATCAAGGCTCTCGGCAAGACGAAGCTGGAACAGCAAGAGAACGGGGAGTGGGTAGGCTCCGTGGTGGTGTATCCATGCGAGACGGAGCTATTCATTGAGGGCCGTGTGAACGGCTTCAAGTCAAAGATGGATGCCTTGCCGCTCTCGGAGGAgtaccgccagcgccaggcagagaaggagaaatAG
- a CDS encoding hypothetical protein (TriTrypDB/GeneDB-style sysID: LpmP.20.5460) has translation MGCGSSAQNADAHASNQEVKALSIGMKTRFAAIDPEVLGPYKEDATAKLVFMYGETASIFLLITPPFHKPCPHSNPEGEESSTEEGEKKAPAVEETRWTIFNDSKSDATVEATFFHAEALRAARAHGAAEDAASPVQLEPLDNGRVKAEVAVPAGATVAFVEGPIKGYMWRCSVLDFKTGRFEPAVAAA, from the coding sequence ATGGGCTGCGGCTCCAGTGCGCAAAATGCCGATGCACATGCCTCCAACCAAGAGGTAAAGGCCCTCTCCATCGGCATGAAGACGCGCTTCGCCGCCATCGACCCAGAGGTGCTCGGACCTTACAAGGAGGACGCGACGGCAAAGCTGGTTTTCATGTACGGCGAGACAGCGAGTATCTTCCTGCTGATCACCCCGCCCTTCCACAAGCCGTGCCCTCACTCAAACCcagaaggcgaagagagcagcactgaggaaggcgagaagaaggcgccggcggtggaggagactCGCTGGACCATTTTCAACGATAGCAAGAGCGACGCCACAGTGGAGGCGACCTTCTTCCACGCAGAGGCGCTAcgcgcggcgcgcgcgcacgggGCTGCAGAGGATGCGGCGAGTCCCGTACAACTCGAACCTCTCGACAACGGTCGCgtgaaggcggaggtggccgtGCCGGCAGGTGCCACTGTAGCCTTCGTGGAGGGACCCATTAAGGGGTACATGTGGAGGTGCTCGGTTCTCGACTTCAAGACGGGCAGATTCGAGCctgccgttgctgcggcgTGA
- the SMP-4 gene encoding small myristoylated protein 4, putative (TriTrypDB/GeneDB-style sysID: LpmP.20.5470), giving the protein MGNKQSYAQGEFRYDGPVNFSHDEKVPVFEEKNGLLFRLVNSKSKCWGFYSDSKKYEFHVKVTFGPHSRNLQALGNTYLSEDPDGGWVAKTIVYPCMTEPFIQGDVVGFTSVVNAVLLTTEYKERRKEEKKAAKKAAREAENGDELGSNPQ; this is encoded by the coding sequence ATGGGGAACAAGCAGTCGTACGCTCAGGGTGAGTTCCGTTACGATGGCCCCGTCAATTTCTCCCACGACGAGAAGGTGCCAGTGTTTGAGGAGAAGAATGGCCTTCTCTTCCGCCTTGTGAACAGCAAGAGTAAGTGCTGGGGCTTCTACAGCGACTCGAAGAAGTACGAGTTCCACGTGAAGGTGACGTTTGGCCCCCATTCGCGTAACCTCCAGGCGCTAGGCAACACGTACCTCTCCGAGGACCCGGATGGCGGCTGGGTGGCCAAGACGATTGTTTACCCGTGCATGACGGAGCCCTTCATCCAGGGTGATGTGGTAGGCTTTACCTCGGTAGTGAACGCCGTGTTGCTGACGACGGAGTACAAGGAGCGccgcaaggaggagaagaaggcggccaAGAAGGCTGCGAGGGAGGCTGAGAACGGAGACGAGCTCGGCAGCAACCCGCAATAG
- the SMP-2 gene encoding small myristoylated protein-2 (TriTrypDB/GeneDB-style sysID: LpmP.20.5490), which yields MGGSNSTKRGVTYKNGSPAFKGDEVVKGFDKDNGLLFRIVKKKKKGGQTWAFYNDTTQYNMVIKVIFTTGCELTALGSTKLEREKGEWVATVMVMPGRTEMFVEGKIEGFKSNMDAYPVMGDNSGNHLAKVGMKAS from the coding sequence ATGGGCGGCTCAAACTCCACCAAGCGAGGGGTCACGTACAAGAATGGCAGCCCCGCCTTCAAGGGCGATGAGGTGGTGAAGGGCTTTGATAAGGACAATGGTCTTCTCTTCCGCATCGTtaagaagaagaagaagggggggcagACGTGGGCCTTCTACAACGACACAACGCAGTACAACATGGTCATCAAGGTCATCTTCACTACTGGCTGTGAGCTAACCGCACTCGGGAGCACAAAGttagagagggagaagggcgagTGGGTTGCCACTGTCATGGTGATGCCTGGCAGGACGGAGATGTTTGTAGAGGGGAAAATCGAAGGCTTCAAGTCGAATATGGACGCCTACCCCGTCATGGGCGACAACAGCGGCAATCATCTGGCTAAAGTGGGAATGAAAGCGAGCTGa
- a CDS encoding kinase-like protein (TriTrypDB/GeneDB-style sysID: LpmP.20.5520), with protein sequence MSEALPERNSGSAAHDGAHVRNAPKVISEEEVHRRNVLFSSVMRSACIAMRVGDDPEYMWTPQELGAGAFGVVTLSYRHEGGGAWRRMAVKRISLRKETRLSAVIEMVRCAGREVALCRRAGASPHVVPMYKPWFDCRAGAIALPMDAGDCNLEQYAVHCGFQYPPLVLLSLCVQCARAVAHVHRCGVVHRDVKPDNFVVNAAGTVAGADDGNSSDGDYSDARPPHVRILDFGLACGVEEVGPELRRCVGTPHYMAPETFPHNCDCDVPAARDVWSLGVTLFRLSTGVFPVFEVGKTWQKPPFTKLHDGRLWLPSKNLFNEPLSAESLAVLSVAVSMLVPNPWHRLNAEGALLQLQTLQEAFSRQVQLLRPSIDCTPAPPRNSPLNEKDSDQTPCM encoded by the coding sequence ATGTCGGAGGCCCTGCCAGAAAGAAACAGCGGCTCCGCGGCGCATGATGGGGCCCATGTCAGGAATGCGCCTAAAGTCATCTCAGAAGAGGAAGTGCACCGTCGCAACGTCCTCTTTTCGAGTGTGATGCGGTCTGCCTGCATTGCGATGCGGGTGGGCGACGACCCGGAGTATATGTGGACGCCGCAGGAGCTCGGCGCTGGGGCGTTCGGTGTCGTGACCCTTTCGTACCGTCAcgagggtggcggtgcgtgGCGCAGGATGGCGGTGAAGCGCATATCGCTGCGCAAAGAAACACGTCTCTCGGCCGTGATCGAGATGGTGCGGTGCGCTGGCCgcgaggtggcgctgtgccgtCGCGCTGGGGCGTCGCCGCACGTTGTGCCAATGTACAAGCCGTGGTTTGACTGCCGGGCGGGCGCGATCGCGCTGCCGATGGACGCCGGCGACTGCAACCTGGAGCAGTACGCGGTGCACTGCGGATTTCAGTACCccccgctggtgctgctgtcgttgtgcGTGCAGTGCGCGCGTGCTGTGGCGCATGTGCATCGGTGCGGCGTGGTGCACCGTGACGTGAAGCCTGACAACTTCGTGGTGAATGCTGCCGGCACCGTTGCTGGTGCTGACGATGGCAACAGCAGTGATGGTGACTACAGCGACGCGCGGCCGCCGCATGTGCGCATACTTGACTTTGGGCTCGCGTgcggtgtggaggaggtcggGCCGGAGTTGAGGCGTTGCGTGGGGACGCCGCACTACATGGCGCCGGAGACGTTTCCACACAATTGCGACTGCGACGTGCCTGCGGCGCGTGACGTGTGGAGTCTCGGGGTGACGTTGTTTCGATTGTCCACTGGCGTCTTTCCAGTTTTCGAAGTGGGCAAGACGTGGCAGAAGCCACCCTTCACCAAATTACATGACGGAAGGCTGTGGCTTCCCTCGAAGAATCTCTTCAACGAGCCGCTTTCAGCGGAATCGTTGGCGGTGCTGTCAGTCGCCGTGTCGATGCTTGTACCGAACCCCTGGCACCGACTCAATGCGGAGGGTGCGCTGCTACAGCTGCAGACTTTACAGGAGGCGTTCAGTCGCCAGGTCCAGTTATTGCGCCCGAGCATCGACTGCACCCCTGCCCCTCCTAGGAACAGTCCCTTAAATGAGAAAGACAGTGACCAGACACCATGTATGTGA
- a CDS encoding nucleosome assembly protein, putative (TriTrypDB/GeneDB-style sysID: LpmP.20.5480) has product MEKAKEIQTKLDSLQQEMYTEVEACYMKYNKRRNAIFTARREAVSELMVKKELPANFWALALITQLQMKDRESTTTPHFLGPYDEELLKTYLEDIEVVYMEKGHRITLRFRPNPFFEETELWAEEVEMLDGESDEEDEVPHVEEGWCFSGVTWKDGHGPRLGDDEKTEEDDAAPGSKRPRSSNGGSAASALSSTQGPSVLEVFSEMPPHPEEDEEMDEEDDDAMADAIEEWEAEMDDRKMLLSMVELLVHNDPVSAMRDVGAAKTGAGNSEEAAAKKAKMG; this is encoded by the coding sequence atggagaaggcgaaggaaaTCCAGACGAAGCTGGATAGCCTCCAGCAGGAGATGTACAccgaggtggaggcgtgTTATATGAAGTACAACAAAAGAAGAAATGCGATCTTCACGGCGCGCCGTGAAGCCGTTTCGGAGCTGATGGTGAAGAAGGAGCTGCCTGCAAACTTCTGGGCGCTTGCGCTCATCACCCAGTTGCAGATGAAGGACCGCGAGTCGACGACTACGCCCCACTTCCTTGGGCCGTACGATGAGGAGCTGCTCAAGACGTATCTGGAGGACATCGAGGTGGTGTATATGGAGAAGGGCCATCGCATCACGCTGCGCTTCAGGCCAAATCCATTTTTCGAGGAGACGGAGCTCTGGGCCGAGGAGGTTGAGATGCTGGATGGCGAGTCGGATGAGGAGGATGAGGTACCGCACGTGGAGGAGGGTTGGTGCTTTTCAGGTGTGACGTGGAAGGACGGGCACGGGCCACGGCTTGGCGACGACGAGAAGACCGAGGAAGATGATGCTGCCCCAGGCAGCAAGCGCCCGCGTTCGAGCAACGGTGGTTCGGCCGCCTCCGCTCTTTCCTCGACGCAGGGCCCCAGCGTGCTGGAGGTGTTCAGCGAGATGCCACCCCACccggaggaagacgaggagatggatgaggaggacgacgacgccatgGCGGACGCCATTGAGGAgtgggaggcggagatggaTGACCGCAAGATGCTGTTGTCGATGGTGGAACTGCTTGTTCACAACGACCCCGTCTCCGCCATGCGCGACGTTGGTGCTGCCAAGACTGGCGCGGGCAACAgtgaagaggcggcagcgaagaaagcgaagatggggtga
- a CDS encoding hypothetical protein (TriTrypDB/GeneDB-style sysID: LpmP.20.5440), with protein sequence MGCEGSKNTGERLRKDSNTEHEAAEQPVPDLDDAPATTVASPIAAIISASPASPPREVEENWEVCGALTSSLEQCATSLPTENNATSESMLSAADTESTEELSKSKMLTRNYEQPSTANELPVAASEKPRAIVDRRHQLFTKLRQQENQDQRVMDKGSPYAGPGPAAEFPVEQIYRCFNTQNGLLFRLVNNKRHMWAFYNDTTMYVMRVSVTFGPESSVKALGNTRQIMLNEETGECRLVLDVAPGETQKFMRGEYNGFITCYAADPLDDISDSDAGTILPQ encoded by the coding sequence cagagcagcCCGTGCCCGATCTAGACGATGCGCCGGCTACAACTGTGGCCTCTCCCATCGCCGCCATCATCAGTGCTTCGcctgcttcgcctccgcgTGAAGTCGAAGAGAACTGGGAGGTGTGTGGGGCGCTCACCTCATCTTTAGAACAATGTGCCACTAGTTTGCCGACCGAGAATAACGCGACCTCGGAGTCAATGCTTTCTGCGGCTGATACCGAGTCCACTGAGGAGCTATCAAAGTCCAAGATGCTCACAAGGAATTACGAGCAGCCGAGCACTGCTAATGAGCTGCCAGTTGCTGCCAGTGAGAAGCCGCGCGCTATTGTCGATCGGCGACACCAACTCTTTACCAAGCTCCGTCAGCAGGAGAACCAGGACCAGCGTGTGATGGACAAAGGCTCGCCTTACGCTGGCCCGGGCCCCGCAGCGGAGTTCCCGGTCGAACAAATCTACCGTTGCTTTAATACACAGAACGGCCTTCTGTTCCGCTTGGTGAACAACAAGCGACATATGTGGGCGTTCTACAACGACACGACGATGTACGTGATGCGAGTGTCTGTCACCTTCGGCCCGGAGAGCTCTGTCAAGGCGCTTGGCAACACGCGCCAGATAATGCTCAACGAGGAGACGGGCGAGTGCCGGCTGGTTCTGGATGTGGCACCAGGGGAGACCCAGAAGTTCATGCGCGGTGAGTACAACGGCTTTATTACGTGCTACGCCGCGGATCCACTGGACGATATCTCCGACTCTGATGCAGGCACGATTCTCCCCCAGTAA